From the Thermococcus guaymasensis DSM 11113 genome, one window contains:
- a CDS encoding dihydroorotate dehydrogenase electron transfer subunit, translating to MYRVVELKETWEVAKDVKAFRLSKGFDFTPGQFVMVWLPGVGEKPFSLAWKDLLVIKRVGSFTSKLFELSEGERLWIRGPYGRGFERRGKRIALVAGGIGIPPLYALAKAWGDKFEEMTLIYGARSKNELALLDVENYVDEVILTTDDGSAGRKGFPTDVLAERKKEFDEVYACGPELMLKAVLKVMEYKNVQISAERYMKCGIGVCGSCNLGKYLVCRDGPIFDGSQLKGIL from the coding sequence ATGTACAGGGTGGTTGAGCTGAAAGAAACTTGGGAAGTCGCGAAAGACGTGAAGGCGTTCAGGCTCTCGAAGGGGTTCGACTTTACACCTGGGCAGTTCGTGATGGTCTGGCTCCCGGGGGTGGGGGAGAAGCCCTTCAGCTTGGCTTGGAAGGATCTGCTTGTTATCAAGCGTGTAGGATCTTTCACATCTAAACTCTTCGAATTAAGCGAAGGAGAAAGGCTCTGGATTCGGGGGCCATACGGGAGAGGTTTTGAGAGGAGGGGAAAGAGGATCGCCCTCGTCGCCGGGGGAATAGGGATCCCTCCGTTATATGCGCTGGCAAAGGCATGGGGGGATAAGTTCGAAGAAATGACGCTGATTTACGGAGCCCGCTCAAAGAACGAGTTAGCCCTGCTTGACGTGGAGAACTACGTGGACGAGGTAATACTAACAACGGATGACGGCTCCGCAGGAAGGAAAGGTTTTCCCACAGATGTCCTGGCAGAGAGGAAAAAAGAGTTCGATGAAGTCTATGCCTGCGGTCCAGAACTGATGCTGAAAGCTGTCTTGAAAGTCATGGAATATAAAAACGTCCAGATCTCGGCGGAGCGTTATATGAAGTGTGGAATAGGAGTCTGCGGTTCCTGCAACCTCGGAAAGTATCTCGTATGCAGGGACGGGCCCATCTTTGATGGCAGCCAGCTCAAAGGGATACTGTAG